CTTCCGTCCGTGCCCACTCCAGGTCGAAGAAGATCAACGCCTGGCTCGTCGCGGTGTATTCCTCCTTGACCTTCTGTAATAGCGCTCCGCGCGATTGGTCGTTTGTATCCGTCACCCAGTGCAGATACGCATACGTGTATGCCCGACCAAGCGGGTCTATGACGGCCTCCAATTCTTCGAGACTACGCGCGAGCTGCGACGCGTCCAACGTGTCCACTTTGCCGTAGTATCTCTCACGAAAGACGCCCGCAGCCAATGAGGCCGACGCCATGTCCTGCTCCAGAGCCGCGCGTGATGGATAAAGATCTTCCAGATTCCAGCGGGCTTTTTCGGCACCGGTTGCAGGTTCGTCAGCCATATCCGATCGTCCGTGCTAATGAAGATTGATTCTTGAGACTCGACACTCGCCCCTGTCAATATCGGGCTTACTGAAACCCGACGTGCGACCTTTCGGTTCTAGGCTCCGAACTCCGACAGCCGAACACCGAATATCGCTTAACCTGACGAACCCACGAGACGCAAAGATTGATCTGGGGATCCCGCCGCACCACGTTCGAAGACCTCTCAACGGAGGCTGCCCTTGACGCGCTCATTCAGGCGTCGATGTCGGAGCCGATCGTGTTGTTCAAACACAGTCAGATGTGCGGCGCGAGCTATCGGGCACAGCGGGAGATGGAGGAATATGGTCGGGAGGCATCGCCGCGCGTCAATCGGCTGGTGGTTCAGCGAGCCCGTGCCCTGTCCGAAAGGATCGAGGATCTCTTCGGAATCCGCCACCAGACCCCACAGGTAATCGTGCTGTTCGGTGGCGTATCCGTTTTTGACACGTCGCATCGAGGTGTGACGGCAGAGGCCGTTCGAGCGGCCATATCCAGCGTGCAACGCCACAATGACTGACTCGCACCGCATCGCGTCGTGGCTGCTGATGGCGATCGGACTCGGTCTCCTTGGACCGCTCGTCGCAGGTTGCTCGGAGCAGGATCGCG
The nucleotide sequence above comes from Rhodothermales bacterium. Encoded proteins:
- the ytxJ gene encoding bacillithiol system redox-active protein YtxJ, with product MIWGSRRTTFEDLSTEAALDALIQASMSEPIVLFKHSQMCGASYRAQREMEEYGREASPRVNRLVVQRARALSERIEDLFGIRHQTPQVIVLFGGVSVFDTSHRGVTAEAVRAAISSVQRHND